GTCGCCCAGGTGATCGGCGCGATCGCGGGTGCCGCACTCCTGTATGTCATCGCCAGCGGCAAGGCGGGCTTCGACCTCGCGGGCGGCTTCGCCTCGAACGGCTATGGCGATCACTCGCCGGGCAAATACAGCCTCGTGGCCGGTTTCGTCTGCGAAGTGACGATGACCGCCATGTTCCTGTTCGTCATCATGGGCGCGACCCACGGCCGTGCGCCTGCGGGCTTCGCGCCGCTCGCCATCGGCCTTGCGCTCGTCATGATCCACCTCGTCAGCATTCCCGTCACCAACACCTCGGTGAACCCCGCGCGCAGCACCGGCCCCGCGTTGTTCGTCGGCGGCTGGGCGTTGCAGCAGCTCTGGCTGTTCTGGGTCGCGCCGCTGATCGGCGGCGTCATCGGCGGGGTGGTCTATCGCTGGCTGAGCGATGAGCCGGCTGGCATCGTCGAAGGGCGGAAGTAATTTCACTTCGAAACACAAAGGCCGCTGCGAGCGATCGCGGCGGCCTTTTGTTTTACTTGTGCGGCTTCACCTCGGTGACATGCCCCATCTTGCGTCCCGGGCGCGATGTGCCCTTGCCGTAGAGATGGACCGTCGCACCGGGCATGGTCAGCCATTTGCCGTAGTCGAGGATGTCGTCGCCGATCAGGTTGGTCATGGTGACCTGTCCGTGGCGGATCGGGTTGCCGAGCGGCCAACCCGCGATGGCGCGGATGTGCTGCTCGAATTGCGACACCGACGCGCCATCCAGCGTCCAGTGGCCGGAATTGTGCACGCGCGGAGCGATCTCGTTGACCAGCAGACGCGGCCCGTTCGCGCCGGGCACCACGAACAATTCCACGCCGAGCACGCCGACATAGTTCAGCGCGTTGGCGATTTTCGCGGCGATGTCGCGCGCCTCGTCGGCCAGTGCCGCGGGAATCGCCGCAGGCGCATAAGAGAATTTCAGGATGTGGTTCTGGTGCTCGTTCTCGGTCACGTCGAAGCAGACGACGTGGCCATCCGC
The nucleotide sequence above comes from [Pseudomonas] carboxydohydrogena. Encoded proteins:
- the aqpZ gene encoding aquaporin Z, producing MNSKKYAAELIGTFWLTFAGCGSAVLAAAFPQVGIGLLGVSLTFGLSVVTMAFAIGHISGCHLNPAVTVGLCAGGRFPGSQVIPYIVAQVIGAIAGAALLYVIASGKAGFDLAGGFASNGYGDHSPGKYSLVAGFVCEVTMTAMFLFVIMGATHGRAPAGFAPLAIGLALVMIHLVSIPVTNTSVNPARSTGPALFVGGWALQQLWLFWVAPLIGGVIGGVVYRWLSDEPAGIVEGRK